CTTGCaaccttttaaaacaaaatgaagtcAAAACTCGACCTCTCAACAACGtttacatatactgtaaatgtaagCTGTGAGCTTTTCAAGCAGCCATTTTTATACCTTCCTAGATTGTTAATTTGATGACTTTTTTAGCGGCCTGAAGAGGTAAAACCATTCATGTGAAAGGTAAACagcaaagattaaaaaaaatgtcatagttaCATGTTAAGATGTTTCTTTTTTCCGAACTCCTTAATTATCTTATGACCCCTCAAATTGATCCTGTGACCCCTTGAAGGGATCGAGAGCCCCAGCTTGGGAACCACTGTTGTAAGTGGTCCATGTTAAACTACAGCAATCCAACATACCTTATTACTACAGCCATCAGATACATGTTGAGTAAAAAATATAATTGACTGCAATTACAAATTTGCATAAAATGAATATACTGCCTGGTACATTTAAGTAGCCTACAATGTCTCCAAAActgtaattttaatttttttgtcttttttactgTAAACCAATTAACCTGTGTATACCTGGCCATATCCCAATTGCTTTACAATTCATTCTTTCATCTGACATTGGCGTTTATCTCTTCATTTCATGTAACACTGAATTacctttatttctctcttcccctctctatTATATCTTATTTTGTGAAAGTACTTCGACGTGGTACCGTTTCCTTGAAATAAAGTACCATTTACATCTGTCTGTACCATGATGAGAAATCCCTCTGTCCTGTGGTATTCCTCTATGAGCTTACAGTGGGCTGATGGCATTTAATTAAGAGTTTACAGTGTCCTTATTGCACCCTTGGTTTTTAAAGTGTATGGTAGCAGCAGTACACTATTCCTAAAGGGACTATCAGGTATCCATGGTACTCAGTGGCGAGTTTATAATTATCTCATTGTACTTAGCTCAATGCCATTAGAACACTTACATTAATGTTTACAAGGGAATTAAAGATGTTTAATCATGGCTTATTGTTCAGCTAAACCTGTAAAACTGTAACTGTTGCCTAATAAAATGGCAGCTGATTTTGTTTGCTCCTATTGTTAACTGCGGTCTAGTAGCAACACAGTTAATAACACTTGGGATGAATGAAGCTGACATGGCATGACATACTTCATGAACTTCAAAAGGTAATCAAACACAGAAGAGCCGTCAATGTTGATCAATGATCAGGACAAAAATTTAAACTGAGAAGTCATTCAGACATGAGCAATCAACTTCAGCCTTTCAAACAAGGAGAAATGAAAATCAGTAGGTCATGACTTAATCATCAATCCTACCTTCTGCCCTATATTGACATCACGAGAGGACTCATGTTCTCTAGTGCTTCTCTGTTGTAACTGGGCTGTCAGATCAGCCCAGCTCAGAGCATGAGGCATATGATGTGTTGATCCTCAGAACAAAAGCTTTTTGTTTCCCCCATGATTATCCAATTACAGCCCTCTGGCCATACCAGTCTCAAGCATGTCTCACTCAGGTCACCAGCCTCTGTCGAAAGTTCATATCTAAAGATGGTAGTTTCCAGCCACTTGCTCCGTTTCCTGTATTAGCCAATGATAAACATGGAAATCTAAGATGTTTTGTACATGACAGCAGTTTTCCTCACAATTAAACTAGATTAAGAGTAAAAAGCATATTTTGAGTGCTTCAGTCCTCCTTTGAAGTAAGCATACTTCATGCCATGTGTAAATGAGGCTATATAAGGTGATTGGGACACAGCCATTGCCACTGTTATGCTTGGCAGCAATAGCGGGGTCTAGTTGTGGCTGGTGTTTGCGTGCTGCAGGAAGCTAAACAGAGAAGTCTGTCAGAGCAGCTCTGAAGCAACATGAAGAGCGACTGATGGAACATTTGACCCAAAGACGTTCTCAATTTGAACTGTCACACACTCTTGTGACACAGCTCGAGGCATGCCATCATGGGTGTTAGccaacacagtaaacacattcacTTGGCATTTTAAAGCATGAAACATTTcatcaacagaaaatgtatttattcactTTACAAAAGAGTTGACGTTTGTCACTTATTCTCCTATTCTGCCCCAACCATTTCCACAAaatcacattacacacactgtTGACAACATGTTTTTGGTCACTTTATCCACCAAAAGTGACTGCATCTCTGTGGTAaatgtatacagtatttgcatatatatatatatatatatatatatatatatatatatatatatatatatatatatgtatatataacatAACACTTATTATCACAATCTAGGAATCAGAGTAGACTTGTGTTTGGAGCCCAACCTGTGTTATTTTAGCACAAACGACTGTCTTGCATCACACAGCCATGATGCACATCAGTCACTTTTCCATGCAACACTGACTTTGACATTCACATTCTCCATTATTATAAACAAATTAGTTTTTAGTCAAGATGCCTTTCAAAATTTGTGAAACGGTTTGAAAAtggcattaaaatacaattgaaATTGAAGCGATTTGGACCCTATTGGTCTCTTGAGAGTCCTGCATGatgactcgagtcagactcatGCATCATTTTTTATGGACACAGTTGTTACACAGACTCTTATTGGATTCTATCATATCTAAAACTAAACCAAATAGGACTTTGAGTTGACGTCAAAAGGGTCTTTTTGACTAGAGCGGAGATATGGAGCAGTCCTACAGAACATGCTAAAGACTTATGTTGTCCCATAGCACCACACAATTCTGAAGTTACAGTGTTTAGCATCCACATCACACACTACATTTCCCACGTTGCTCACATTGCAGCTACATGTCCACGAACACCATGAAGCACCAGCCGAGCCCCCCTACCAGAAACATGGTGATCTGCATGCTGTAGATGATCAGGTCATTAAGCACCCCAAAGTCAAGGCGCCGGTGTCCTAACAAAAGCAGAATGACAGACAGCTTGTACTGCAGCCGCAGGAGGACGCGCACGCTGACGTACTGCAGGaagaagagagcagagagcGCCACCCAGAGCAGAGAGGTCAGCAGACTGCAGCCAAAGTAGAGGAGGAAACGGAGGAAGCTGTACATGCAGCGCGAGCGCAGGTAGAGGTCAAAGTTATTGTACTTCGTGCGCACCAGCTTGGATGCGTGCGTCGACCCACAGGCCGAGTGCATGCAGGTGGTGTGGGGGCCATGGAAGCTGCGCACCCGCCGTGGGATGGGGATCACAGGCATGGGTGGGCTACTGGAGCCCAGCACAGGAGTCCCAGTTATAGGTGGAGTCCTCTGTGAGTGCTGCTTCAGGGGAGGAAGTTAGCTTCATCAGGTTGTGGAGCAAAGAGTGGCTCTTACAGGAGCCCAGGAATGAGATGTAGCTGCTGCtggtgtctgtctgctgtggaTTCCAGTCAGCAACGTTTTCCCCTTTGAATGCAACAAGAAAttgttactgtatgttttgatacattttcaaaatgcatATGCACACATTGTTGCAAACCTAGTACAAGAAATGCAGACCAGTGCATACTTAATCTACTTAAAGCTGTACTCTCTAAAGTCACCATCTATCGCTGAAGGAGGTAACACAATGCTGATTTAGCCTATGGTCCACTGATGAAAGTAttgcaatatttatatatttgcagTATTACGAACTGGGTGTCTGTGGTGACATTCCCAGAAAAATGCTGTATTACAGTtttgtatacacacaaaaatggaaCTATACACACAATTCTAAAAACATGAAGGTCATGTATCAACAACAAGACTCGGGACAATAGAAATAGAATAAGATTAATTAAATTGATATGCCCCAGACTGCTGAACTCGGCACAATTCCATTGCTTTCACTCAAATAGAAATTCTAAATCAACCAGGACTGAAATCTTTAAGTTGCAAACAATATGTATAGATAGGCTACATTTTAACAGATTGTTATAAGCCTATGTCTGAGCATATTACACAATTATGTTTTAATGGCTAAATCATAGCTAGCACACAGTATCTCTTGTCCCTAAAGGACATTTCATCCATATTCTGCTCTAGAAATAAGTGATCGAGCAGAACCAGTGGTAATCTTACATGAAACACTACGACGTCTTCCTCCTCACCAAAAAAAGCTAGTGTTTGAGTCTCAGAAGACTGGAGCATTGTATCACATTATAAACAGTTGGCTGTTAACATAAACACACggaatttgttttcttttccctcCTCCCGCCTCCACGACGCATTTGTTTTTATGCCAGCGGAGATGAGGCAGCGACGGCGAGCCGGTGCATGTACATCCTGTCGCAAAATATACGAGTCATCCTGCTGTGACGACAGCTGCAGAGTTAAAGGGGAAGTGCCCCAATTATGCTCGCTTTGCATTTCAGCTTTAACAACCACACATTTAGCAAACATCACACAGGGATTGTACGTTGTGTTGTGTATGCGcgtgtaattaaaaaaagaaagaagtaaaagtactttggGAAGATGGTCTTAGTTTAATTTTAGGTTCAAAACTGCATTGTAAAATTGTGATTTTTCCTACTTAAGGTAAGGTAAGGTCAATTTCACAACCACTTGGCCTTTAAACTAATTTCGTACAGCATTCAtggcatttaaaataaaatgcaattaatatgtcacAATATTTGTGGATCATGGCATTGTGTGAAACATTTGACCACAAAGACCCGAGATTCAGGAACTAAAACGTctcaaagttaaaaaataaataaataaaatacaataaaacactGAGTAACTCCAAATATGAGGAAATGTGTAttacattctttttttataatcaTTATTTCTGCCACCACCTATCTACCTGCAACATGGATGTAACTTACAATCCAGTTCCACATTCCCCAAAAAGAAGACTTGGACTGCAAAGGTCATGTGTGCATCTCATGTGTCTGTAATCCTCACACAAGGTTGCACAGTGCGTCCAAACACATGTCCTCAGAAGTGTGTGAAGCCTCTCACTCTGTATATCAAGTAACTTTCATTGGGCAGATTTATGGGTTGGCCAAATGATTACATCCCAGTCAGCAAGCCAGATGGCActgatgaaaaaaatcataataaatacatgctttaaaaagagagaaagagagagagttcaTTGCTGTTGTTAATAACGTGCTGGATCACTTTACTGGGTGTATTATGCAAACTTAGAAAAACAAACCTTATAATATTTAATCAAACATACATAAAGCTGTTGCTAAGGCTGAATATATTAATCTGTGTACTATGCTTTCACATTATGATTGAGTTTAGTAATGAAATCCATAGCATACTAATTTGAGTGGCAGCCAAAGTCTTCAGTCAGCTCTGACCATACAAATTGAAAtggctgcatttaaaaaaaaaaaaaaaacagagagcaTTTTCTTTGTCCACAAGAGAGCGCTCATGGTGCACCACTTATCTAAACATCTTCTGTACTATACAGTTTATATACCTGACACTTCAGGAAGCCACATTGGTCTGGAATAAACCCAGATTGTGCAGGACACAGCCTACATTTAAATTGAATCCTGGTTTACAAATATCAGCTCATCATGTCCCATCTATTCTTATCAAAAGCAAATCTGAAGTGCCATCTGCTACATCAGTGAACATCAAAGCTATGACAAAAAGGGTGTGTTGGCCAGAGGCAACTGACTGCGGCGTTAAAACCCACTTAACAGGCTTCAGCCATTCTATATTCAGTCAGTCAGTATTCAGTGTGTTGTCGACAGTAGTGTTGCATGATCCATTTGCCAAAATggcttatttttttctcatagtATTCTCTATGAAGGCTTTCTGATAGAGTTCTAAAGTTCAGGGTTATGTGTTGAATTAATTGGAAGAGCTGCTTTCAGTGCTCTCTTTCATTTGCTCATGTAATCTCATTGCTTCTGTATGAATTTGAGTTTTGTTTTATCAATGCCATCACTCTGACAAACAACCTTAAACCAAGACACTGAAAGTCTTGCTTCATAGAAAAGAGAAGCCTTTTCATTTTCTAAATAatcataattaattaatataatcAATATTAAATCATATGAATTAGGATGTTTGTCATAGGAACCTTGCACATTAATTCATGATTTATTCATAATCATACCCCAAACAATAGTTCTCCTGTAGCCACCAAATCAGTTCCACCTGGTGAACTTCAGTatggtttttacttttaaagtaGTTATTTTTGAGACTGCAATTTAAACATAGATCAAATAGTACTCACTAAATGTGATGCTGAAAACTTTTGAAACACAATATCTCACAAGGTGTTGAACCATGTCATTTTAAACTCACAAAAACGTCCTTATACTGTAAATCACTGAGTTATCTCAGCAGTAACTTGGTTCAGACACTTTCTTTCAGCAGGAATCTTCTTTTTCTATCTGAATTGGATTTTTGGATTCTGGATCACTTTAGGACCAGAACCTGCTGTGCAGGTTGTTGCACTTCTTATCTCAGCTGAGTTGATTCCATTTGGCAAAAAAACCTTTCTGCTTATCTTCCTCTGTAACTCCCTAGAGATATGTTCTTATAATGAGTTGCACTATTTTCTGGTTTGAAGATTAATGGTGgtcatttggagaaaaaaataccTTGAGGGTTATCCTAACTTGTCAGGTAGTGAAGAACTAGATTCCTTTCTCAAGGATATATAATGTTGGCTCATGAGGAATGGACAAGGTTCCATGGGAGCATTACAAATATACAACTATGAAATTAGCTGTGGACAAATCTTACAAAACAGAAGCAGAAGAAGAGGAAGTTCGAGGTTAGAGTAAATGTCGAAGGATAGGTTGCAAATGAAAAATTAATCCGGTTACACTTTGATTATCTAAGTGCGCGTATAAGCATTTACCCATAATCTTGTAAAAACGGACGAGAACACTTCTTCAATCTACTGTTGTCTGACACACATCAGCTGTTTCTTTTTAATGAGAGTTGGCCTATTTACAAGGCTCAATGATCAAACAGAACAAAGCAACGTTTGAATGTAGTTGTGGTGCCAAGTTCCAAATTGGTGTTTCACAATGGGAGATCTGATATAATCTGCTCAGAGGAACACAGGCCTACATAGAAATTTTCACTATAAATAACAATCATACGGTACAAAATATTCACAGAGAGACATTCATTTTCCTTTTTCACATTTGTTTGTATTGTCTTAAaacaattaattgcattttcattTATTCTGCTGTCTTGGATGAAAAGTTGGATGAAACTTTCCTTGTTGGATGCTGCCCTGGAGATGAGCTCAGCtcacaaaagaaaacatttagccCTTCCACCACTGGAGGGAGCTGTTTGTTCAGGTTACACTGCATGTAAGTGTGCCTTCCAATTCATTGCCCATGAGGAACAGCACATTCAAGGGCATGGCACCaagctctctctcttccttcttaTATAGGCGTATTTGAACAAAATCCAGCTCCTACATTACTGCCTTCTTTGATAAATGAACACATGCAGCACCCATTACAGCTGCAAATGCTTCTAAAAAGTGCCAAGTTTAGATGTTGCCTTTCCCCTACATCTGGTTAATAACTGCATCCAAGCTCAGGAAGCTCCTCTGTCTCATACCATTATTAAGAAAAACGATGTCAATAAAGTGGATGCTAGTGATTTAGGCATCCAAGTACTCTTATAAAGGATGTATATTGGTTCTTATCATGCATTATGGCAATATTATTGACTCATATTTTTCTCCTCAAAAAACATGTCGACCTTTGGAGCATTGCCTCATCTTCCCGAAGGTAGAGGCTGGCCAGGGAAAGCAGATTCTGagcaaagttttttttccaagtttcaAAGCAAGTGAAGAATGGtgcttttaaaatgtcactgcCAAGGCTACTTCTTCATTCACTGACAAACTGCAGAAGGCCAAAGTCTACCCTGTACTCGTAGCCTTGTGGAGTGGCAATTGAGAACCATAGCTATCCACCCCTCCATCCCCGCAAACCTTTGCCAATACATTGCCATAGTGACCCAAAGAGTGTCTAGAGTAAGCAAGATTAAAGGGGCAACATGTCAAAATACTCTTTGATGCCTCCAAATACACTTGGGCTAAATCAATTAATTCATTAACTAAGTAGAGGTCACAGCCAATAGTGGAGCTAAGACAAATTAAATCAATTAGTCGGGCTAATAAGATGAGGGAGACTTTAATTAGTGAAAGTTTAATCAAAGCCATGCTTGCGCTCTGAAGCAGCTCAATGGATCTCCTATAGAAAGATCCATAAGGCCTGATGTCAGACTGAACTTTGGCCACATGTATGAAATATATATGTAAGTGTTTTATTTGCTTATGTATTTGTTCCATTTTAGTAATATGAGTTTCTTCCCTCTTTTATTTGTGTCTAAGGAATGTAATGCATGTGTCTAAACATTTCTGTTGAGGAATCAAATTATGaatgaaaaaaactttaaaaaaaagtcaaattaaaaGATGAGAAAAGGGCCTAACACTTATCACTTATCCACTTCCAAGACAGTTAGGTGTGCGTAGGATGCCAAGCTTCGGAGAGCAAATTAAGTACCCAattaaactaattaaaataaaacaggatgCAGGCAGCCGGGTCAGACCGTTGCTTCCAAGTTTTTATGCTATATAAAGTTAAATTATTAAGGAAATAGCCCCAAGACCGTTCAAACACATTCAATCTTTCACAGTGTTTTTTCTTGTGGTTTCATCTCATCATCTCTTGTGCATGTCTGTTAAGtgtatgcatctgtgtgtgtgtgtgtgtgtgtgtgtgtgtgtgtgtgtgtgtgtgtgtgtgcgtgtgtgtgtgtgtgtgtgtgtgtgtgtgtgtgtgtatatgtgtgtttcatAATCCTGTCAAGCCATCTGTTGTCATTAAAACCTGCTCCTGTTGCACCATGGATTCCAAGTATTCATCTGGCCAGATGTTCCTTTGAACTATTGTAGCTCAAAGTTTAGCTGGTTGTTTTGCACAAACCTCAAAGTTCACATTTGTCAGTAGTGGTTTCTGTAATACTTTTAGAGGAGTTACACCTTGGGGAAATGCTCTTTTTAGCTGCAGATTTAGTCTATAAAAAGTAAATTATTAAACAAAACAGAGAACAGTTCACATTGATGCAGATGTTTCCCTTTTGGTCTGTCTTGTCTTGCTTTCTTGTCCTCCACATGTGGCTGGATTGGGCCTGGCTAGTGTTAATCCTTGGCATAAGGGGGCTAGGCTGGATTATCGATTATCTGGAAACATCTGCATGCGTGGATGAGAGGGTGGTGAAGCTGCTTTTGAATCTCCAAGACGTCACATATAATAAATATCATCACCAGATCTTTTCATGGGTGTCCTTTCTCAACTGCCATTTTAGCACACAACAGAATCAGCATtctaacaactttttttttttttttttttttttttactattttgtaTACTGAAATGGAAAAGCTTAAATATGGAAAAAGAACTGTAAGGACAAATCCGTGTATGAGGCTTTATTTGAAGCATAACATCTTCTGAAAATTCTTTAGCATGTGGCTTAAACACACCCTAAACTACAACTGTTCAAACATGGCTCAAAAGGttgttttgctgttgttttgATGATTTGCTGATCATAATTGTTCTCACTCAACACATTGtcaccatagacagtaaaaaggACACAGCGACCCCATAgtcggagaccagtgaaggcaattagaagcacttttccggtgatggctgagcgttactgcgcagcctccaactgagcttgacgatgtagatgtgatgtgagcaacctgtctgaaagttgtaagtcttctggtagctgtgccaagaaaaatctcaatcattcccaatcttgcagagacggagagcgtaggtatatgtaaggagataacatgggcacagggtaattattgctaactaaaatgctagttaacattagtaattaaaatgaaacagctaatgtaagtcgaaactggctgcgagcttctcctgtactgtacggtaattcctctactatgcgacagtaagtcgcgtggttatgacacaatcgttagcctatttttacaaaaacgtctgctacggagccataacgtgaggtacaaggtaatggagccttttatacattgtcgtgtttctttagaaataaacaatggacaaataaagtctttaaacgcttcagatgtaaagttttTTCGCTGTCAAAGtaacgccaaaatgaatggcagtcaatgggatgctaacgggggtgatggcttgatagcaacaaaatggctccataggagctacggtTTGTGGAGGCTGACTTACCCCCTTGATTGTCACGCTGTCACTGACACTCAATACCCCTGATTGGCTACAATCGTGAATGATTGACTTGTTGCTAGCCAATAACAGCTCGTCCTATCATGGCCGCAAAGATACTTGACAGAGCCCATTGGCCTTCCAAACTGGGAGCGATTGCTGTACTCCAGGGGCTGTCCTGGGgtaaaaactaaactgaaaaagtTGGGGATATTTTCGTTTTGTAGGCAGCAACCTAACGAAAACAAACATACCCAACAACACTATTGCAGGAAGTGGAAAAATATACTTTCTTTCAAAAAATGTGTGAAGCTAGCTGACAGTTAGCAATGGACTTCACATGTTGGATTCATTTTTATGAGAAATCCTTTTGGTTCTTTTGACCGGCGGACCCTACGGACTAAAGGAAATAATGGAGTTATGAACATATACTGGGACTTTATGACAGCTTCAAAGGAAAGGTAGGGAGTCACCActgtttttcttctgttttgttAACCATGTCGGCAAATCTGAATGAATTATACCACGCATATGcatatgcacatgcacatggtTTATGTAGAATGAAATAAACAACTGAATAGTGGAGAGTCCAGCCGGTCTAACTATGTGTAGCATATTGACAAACATTTATGCCAGTTTAAATGGGTCGCCAGTGGGCTAGTgggtgttaaagtgctcattttatgctcattttcaggttcataattgtatttagaggttgtaccagaataggtttacatagtttaattttcaaaaatcaccatatttttgttgtactgcacattgctgcagctcctcttttcaccctgtgtgttgagctctctgttttagctacagagtgagacatctcacttctgtgccatctttgttgggagttgcacatgcacagtacctaggtaaggacaacaagaagcagagtatgagggcgtgccatgctagcagctaggcgagcattataacgtgttacaaagtgacagaagtaaaggctggattacaatagagctgtttggagcagtttgtgaacagtgttttctgtgggagatggtaagtccctttggggtggacttttttcactttgtaaacctataacatgcacaaaaaagatatataacacgattaaggaaaagggagaaagccaaaaagcataatatgagcactttaagaggttttaaaaaaaatggtttaataTAGTCTACCTAACATtatagtaaaagtaaaaagcatTTTTCAACAAATAAGAAAACTTTTTGTCCACATTTCAAACAGGTCTGCTATTTTAAGATTGTGCTGATAACTCTGTTAGGCCTACTCTAAAAGAATTAACTGATAGGCTACTAAATTGTTTTGATATGTAACGTTACTTGGATCAGGATATTTAAagtcttcttctttttgttttacttaaCTTTACTGCCAATTTGCCAGCACACtcagctgttaaaaaaaatctgtttctcTACTTACTCATCATGAGGCCTGGGTTTTGTGTTTTGCATATTTTGCATATACCCATTTCTATCTGCATAGAGCCATTAATATGCATGGATGATTTAGAGGGCAGGGGAGACTGGGATTAGGCCTGATTCAGTCGTCACTGGGGGGAGTTTGACGAAGGAGGAGGTTTACATCAACAAGCCCTGATTTATGTTGGTGAACAGATGGCGGAGAAATTGCTCTGTTTGGAAAAGATGTGCAATTTATTTCAGCtgatatgagagagagagagagagagagagagagagagagagagaaagagggctGAGATTAGGTTAGTGTAAAACTGGCAGGGTGATCTCACTCATTGTATGGTTAAAAACAGGTGTTTTCAGAAGCTATGACGTATGTGCATGGTTTCTAGAGTAACATAAATCATGATAGTCCAGAGTGCAGTGCAAGCACATTGCAGCAGTTGGTTTTTAGGAATTTCTTTCAACTCTTTTTTTTGCTATTCGTGGTAGAAGTCTAATTCTTTATAAATGAGCTGTGTTGATGTAAAGTAAACGGCATGCAA
The Sander lucioperca isolate FBNREF2018 chromosome 14, SLUC_FBN_1.2, whole genome shotgun sequence genome window above contains:
- the LOC116063002 gene encoding transmembrane protein 250 — encoded protein: MPVIPIPRRVRSFHGPHTTCMHSACGSTHASKLVRTKYNNFDLYLRSRCMYSFLRFLLYFGCSLLTSLLWVALSALFFLQYVSVRVLLRLQYKLSVILLLLGHRRLDFGVLNDLIIYSMQITMFLVGGLGWCFMVFVDM